AGGCTGACATTGTGTTTATTTACCGTTAGAGTTGGGCCATCTGACAACACATGAATGTGGATGAGATCATGGCTCTAATGGCATCTTGTTGTTCTCCAATCAGTCACTCTGCAAGGCTCTCAACACAAGATCATCTCTTCCTTTAGCCTGCTCTACAACCGCTCCAGATAGGATTTGGTCTTCGATTTTATGCCTTGGCGCAATCAAACTCACAACAGCACAATTGCTGAGCATGTTATTCATCGCCCGCAGCGGTTCCAATAGAGGATCAATGATAATCAACAGCGTCAATACCACCTCTAAAGGCAAGCCAAGCGGCGTTAACACGAGG
The Magnetococcus sp. PR-3 DNA segment above includes these coding regions:
- a CDS encoding cation:dicarboxylate symporter family transporter, which gives rise to MPLGITICRNAYILYFAIASVFVSQLYNLTLAWEPWLISIIGSILAGVASVGSSGITALCQLGLVLTPLGLPLEVVLTLLIIIDPLLEPLRAMNNMLSNCAVVSLIAPRHKIEDQILSGAVVEQAKGRDDLVLRALQSD